One stretch of Prunus persica cultivar Lovell chromosome G1, Prunus_persica_NCBIv2, whole genome shotgun sequence DNA includes these proteins:
- the LOC109950605 gene encoding pentatricopeptide repeat-containing protein At5g13270, chloroplastic produces MSSSFTVQCSLLTSCGLHHHDQTPSTKAANFAQIPSWVSLKFTAPSINTRQIESGQVENVHLVSLSKQGKLKEARDFLKHMNEAGVSVSPQSYKCLFEKCGLMGSLSDGKLVHDWLRKTIKSPPEFLENDALQMYCDCGSLSDAQKMFDEMLHKNLVSWVIIISAYAQKGILKRAILMFSHMLESGIRPNSSIFTSLLKSLTEHSLLELGKQIHSYVIRTGMNSNVSIDTSIANMYVKCGWLEGAKLVFDRMADKNAVVWTGLMVGYTEDEKLEEVLELFAEMVRKSVEVDDFVFSIILKACAGLEDLIMGKQIHGYSVKLGLDSEVSVGTPLVDFYVKCANFESACRAFERIHEPNDVSWSAIISGYCQSGKFEECVKIFQSLICKGVTLNSFVYTSIFQACSAIADVNLGTQVHADAIKRGLVALLHGASAMITMYSKCGRLDYAYRAFESIGKPDTVAWTSIISGYAYHGNASEALRLFHRMQDSGVRPNSVTFIAVLTACSHSGLVTEGKQYLDSMSCVYDVEPTIDHYDCMIDVYSRAGLLQEALELIKSMPFEPDAMSWKSLLGGCWIHRNLELGKFAAENLLQLDPEDTASYIIMFNLHASSGKWEEAAVFRRMMAERDLRKEIGCSWITVKGEKHRFIVGDQHHPQIEQIYSKLKELSISFREAEDSLLTEEDVLNGFPERKEQLLEHSERLAIAFGLISTPSNVPIVVFKNIRACKDCHEFAKHVSVVTGRAIVVRDSSRFHNFELGECSCRDYW; encoded by the coding sequence atgtcttcttctttcacaGTTCAATGTTCTTTGCTAACTTCCTGCGGTTTACATCATCATGATCAGACTCCATCTACAAAAGCTGCAAACTTTGCTCAAATTCCTTCGTGGGTCTCTCTCAAATTCACCGCTCCTTCGATCAATACCCGCCAAATAGAAAGTGGTCAAGTCGAAAATGTGCACTTGGTTTCTCTATCTAAGCAAGGGAAGCTCAAAGAAGCTCGTGACTTTCTCAAGCACATGAACGAAGCAGGTGTCTCCGTCAGTCCTCAATCTTATAAATGCCTCTTTGAAAAATGTGGATTAATGGGTTCCTTATCAGATGGAAAACTTGTGCACGATTGGTTGCGAAAAACAATTAAGAGCCCACCTGAATTTCTTGAGAATGATGCTCTTCAGATGTATTGCGATTGTGGGAGTTTATCAGATGCACAGAAAATGTTTGATGAGATGCTTCACAAGAATTTGGTTTCTTGGGTTATAATTATATCCGCTTATGCGCAAAAGGGTATTTTGAAGAGAGCTATTTTGATGTTTTCGCATATGCTAGAGTCTGGGATTAGACCGAACTCGTCTATTTTTACGAGCCTCTTAAAGTCCTTGACTGAGCATTCGCTTTTAGAGCTTGGCAAACAGATACATTCTTATGTGATAAGAACAGGGATGAATAGTAATGTTTCGATTGACACGTCAATTGCAAACATGTATGTAAAGTGTGGATGGTTAGAGGGTGCTAAGCTTGTTTTTGATAGGATGGCTGACAAGAATGCTGTGGTTTGGACTGGGTTGATGGTGGGCTATACTGAAGATGAGAAACTGGAGGAGGTTCTAGAATTGTTTGCTGAGATGGTTAGGAAAAGTGTAGAAGTGGATGACTTTGTGTTTTCGATAATTCTTAAGGCAtgtgctggtttggaggaccTGATTATGGGAAAGCAAATCCATGGTTATAGTGTTAAACTTGGGTTGGATTCTGAGGTTTCTGTAGGAACACCTCTAGTGGACTTCTATGTCAAATGTGCAAACTTTGAATCTGCTTGCCGAGCGTTTGAGAGAATACATGAACCAAATGATGTTTCATGGAGTGCTATAATCTCAGGCTACTGCCAGAGTGGGAAATTTGAGGAGTGTGTCAAGATTTTTCAGTCTTTAATTTGTAAAGGTGTTACTTTAAATTCATTCGTATATACGAGCATTTTTCAAGCATGCTCTGCAATTGCAGATGTAAATTTAGGCACTCAAGTTCATGCTGATGCGATAAAAAGAGGGCTCGTTGCATTGTTGCATGGAGCAAGTGCAATGATTACGATGTACTCAAAATGTGGCAGATTGGACTATGCCTATCGAGCATTTGAATCGATAGGTAAACCTGATACTGTGGCCTGGACTTCTATAATTAGCGGTTATGCTTATCATGGCAATGCCTCTGAAGCTCTTAGGCTTTTCCATAGAATGCAGGATTCTGGTGTAAGGCCAAATTCAGTAACGTTTATAGCAGTTTTAACTGCTTGCAGCCATTCAGGTTTGGTCACAGAAGGAAAGCAGTATTTGGATTCAATGAGCTGTGTATATGATGTAGAACCAACCATCGATCATTACGATTGTATGATTGATGTATACTCTCGTGCTGGGCTACTACAAGAGGCACTTGAACTGATAAAGAGTATGCCGTTTGAACCCGATGCAATGAGCTGGAAAAGTTTATTGGGGGGATGTTGGATACATCGAAATCTGGAGCTTGGGAAGTTTGCAGCTGAGAACCTCCTCCAGCTGGACCCAGAGGACACTGCTAGTTACATAATCATGTTTAATTTGCATGCTTCATCTGGAAAATGGGAAGAAGCTGCAGTTTTTAGAAGAATGATGGCTGAAAGGGACTTGAGAAAAGAAATAGGATGCAGCTGGATCACTGTCAAGGGGGAAAAGCACCGGTTTATAGTGGGTGATCAACACCATCCTCAAATAGAGCAAATATACTCAAAACTGAAGGAGCTGAGCATTTCTTTCAGGGAGGCTGAAGATTCCCTTCTAACTGAAGAGGATGTATTGAATGGTTTTCCTGAGAGGAAAGAACAGCTTCTTGAGCATAGTGAGAGACTTGCTATAGCTTTTGGGCTCATATCCACACCAAGTAATGTCCCAATTGTGGTTTTCAAGAACATCAGGGCCTGCAAAGATTGCCATGAATTTGCAAAACATGTTTCTGTGGTAACAGGGCGTGCAATTGTTGTGAGAGATTCTAGTAGATTTCATAACTTTGAGTTGGGGGAGTGTTCTTGTAGAGATTATTGGTAA
- the LOC18789569 gene encoding protein NEOXANTHIN-DEFICIENT 1 has product MDIGQMKCSSSYGKPPWIFKGSALYQFHLVKAATVRACIPKEFRLVEAFGYTLGGFFLANYDDSPAGVFDELVVIAGLVWSPPTSCAWAAKVLVNSYEACDHGRKEVGLPSHVARFSKTITAVSGKSKSKNIGFLNAIGMNAVFCEPRDCMDVQVTEINDPTVKDICNINLTTFVPASNIGNWMGPAIKMSLPSFSGRTEYYPNLLKYSCQIECRVRAVHPAKVSGPPSMPKSEAEQSSEIHHATEEFMDNSKNLCVAVMSSKPILALKFSCMKMQVEAPVVVPNSFNNSLATS; this is encoded by the exons ATGGATATTGGACAAATGAAATGTTCCTCGAGCTATGGAAAGCCTCCATGGATATTCAAAGGCAG TGCGTTGTATCAATTCCATCTTGTCAAAGCAGCAACTGTTCGTGCATGCATCCCAAAAGAGTTCAGATTAGTTGAAGCATTTGG GTATACCCTTGGTGGCTTCTTTCTTGCCAACTATGATGACAGTCCAGCTGGAGTCTTTGATGAG CTCGTTGTAATTGCTGGACTTGTATGGAGCCCACCAACATCTTGCGC ATGGGCAGCTAAGGTGCTGGTGAATAGTTATGAAGCTTGTGATCATGGACGAAAG GAAGTGGGGCTTCCAAGTCACGTTGCGAGGTTTTCTAAG ACAATTACAGCAGTTTCAGGAAAATCAAAGAGCAAAAATATTGGATTTCTAAATGCAATTGGCATGAATGCTGTTTTCTGTGAACCAAGAGATTGTATGGATGTTCAAGTGACTGAAATCAACGATCCAACTGTAAAAGATATCTGTAATATCAACCTTACCACTTTTG TGCCTGCATCAAATATTGGCAACTGGATGGGGCCAGCGATCAAAATGTCACTTCCAAGTTTTAG CGGCCGTACAGAATATTATCCCAACCTTCTCAAGTACTCTTGCCAGATTGAGTGCAG GGTGCGAGCAGTGCATCCAGCAAAGGTATCAGGACCACCTTCGATGCCAAAGAGCGAGGCAGAACAATCTTCAGAAATCCATCACGCGACAGAAGAATTCATGGATAATAGCAAGAACCTCTGTGTAGCTGTGATGTCATCAAAGCCTATATTGGCATTAAAGTTCAGTTGTATGAAAATGCAGGTTGAAGCTCCAGTTGTAGTTCCCAACAGCTTTAACAACTCTCTAGCAACCTCTTGA
- the LOC18792141 gene encoding serine carboxypeptidase-like 45 isoform X1: MISLSLPWKTIVVALVLLHITSSSMKARASLSELDRIALLPGQPQVGFQQYSGYVTVDEKKQRALFYYFAEAEIDPASKPLVLWLNGGPGCSSLGVGAFSENGPFRPSGEVLVRNEHSWNREANMLYLETPIGVGFSYSTDTSSYEAVNDHITARDNLLFLQNWLEKFPQYKNRSLFITGESYAGHYVPQLAELMLQYKEYQFNLKGIALGNPVLEYTTDFNSRAEFFWSHGLISDSTYKMFTSVCNYSRYVSEYYRGSVSPICSRVMSQVSRETSKFVDKYDVTLDVCISSVFSQSKVLLPQQQVTEAIDVCVEDEIVNYLNRPDVQKALHARLVGVRQWAVCSNILDYQLLDVEIPTTTIVGKLIKAGIPVLVYSGDQDSVIPLTGSRTLVHRLAEQLGLNTTVPYRVWFEGQQVGGWTQAYGNILSFATIRGASHEAPFSQPERSLVLFKSFLEGRPLPEVF, from the exons AtgatttctctttctctaCCATGGAAGACCATTGTAGTGGCTCTGGTTTTGCTCCACATAACTTCTTCTTCCATGAAAGCACGAGCTTCTCTTTCTGAGCTTGATAGAATTGCTCTGTTGCCGGGTCAACCCCAAGTCGGGTTCCAGCAGTATTCGGGTTATGTGACCGTTGATGAGAAGAAACAGAGAGCTCTGTTCTATTACTTTGCTGAAGCAGAAATAGATCCAGCTTCCAAGCCTCTTGTCCTCTGGCTCAATGGAG GTCCTGGTTGCTCTTCTCTTGGAGTTGGAGCGTTTTCTGAGAATGGACCATTTAGGCCTAGCGGAGAGGTATTGGTTAGAAATGAACATAGCTGGAACAGAG AAGCAAACATGCTTTACTTGGAGACGCCAATTGGAGTGGGGTTCTCTTATTCAACGGATACTTCTTCTTATGAGGCTGTAAATGACCACATCACAG CCAGGGACAATCTGCTGTTCTTGCAAAATTGGTTAGAAAAATTCCCacaatataaaaatagaaGCTTGTTTATTACAGGAGAAAGCTATGCTG GTCACTATGTTCCACAGCTTGCAGAACTCATGCTCCAATATAAGGAGTATCAATTTAATTTGAAAGGAATTGCG TTGGGTAACCCAGTCCTAGAATATACCACTGACTTCAACTCAAGAGCTGAGTTCTTTTGGTCTCATGGATTGATATCAGATTCAACATACAAAATGTTCACTTCTGTTTGTAACTACTCACGTTATGTGAGTGAATATTACAGAGGCTCGGTTTCACCTATTTGTTCAAGGGTGATGAGCCAAGTGAGCAGAGAAACCAGTAAATTTGTTGACAAGTATGATGTCACTCTTGATGTTTGTATATCATCTGTGTTCTCCCAATCCAAAGTCCTCCTTCCTCAG CAGCAAGTTACTGAGGCAATAGATGTATGCGTGGAGGATGAAATAGTTAATTATCTGAACAGGCCAGACGTGCAGAAGGCACTGCACGCTCGACTTGTTGGCGTTCGTCAATGGGCAGTTTGCAGCAA CATACTGGATTATCAGCTGTTGGATGTGGAGATACCAACAACCACAATCGTGGGCAAACTCATCAAAGCAGGAATACCGGTCTTGGTTTACAG TGGAGACCAAGATTCTGTTATCCCATTGACAGGAAGTAGAACATTAGTTCATAGACTTGCAGAGCAATTAGGACTAAATACCACCGTGCCTTACAGAGTCTGGTTTGAGGGGCAGCAG GTTGGTGGGTGGACTCAAGCTTATGGTAATATACTTTCCTTTGCCACCATTAGAGGAGCATCACATGAAGCGCCGTTCTCACAGCCGGAGAGATCTCTTGTATTGTTCAAGTCATTTTTGGAGGGCCGACCTCTGCCCGAAGTATTCTGA
- the LOC18792141 gene encoding serine carboxypeptidase-like 45 isoform X2, which translates to MISLSLPWKTIVVALVLLHITSSSMKARASLSELDRIALLPGQPQVGFQQYSGYVTVDEKKQRALFYYFAEAEIDPASKPLVLWLNGGPGCSSLGVGAFSENGPFRPSGEVLVRNEHSWNREANMLYLETPIGVGFSYSTDTSSYEAVNDHITARDNLLFLQNWLEKFPQYKNRSLFITGESYAGHYVPQLAELMLQYKEYQFNLKGIALGNPVLEYTTDFNSRAEFFWSHGLISDSTYKMFTSVCNYSRYVSEYYRGSVSPICSRVMSQVSRETSKFVDKYDVTLDVCISSVFSQSKVLLPQQVTEAIDVCVEDEIVNYLNRPDVQKALHARLVGVRQWAVCSNILDYQLLDVEIPTTTIVGKLIKAGIPVLVYSGDQDSVIPLTGSRTLVHRLAEQLGLNTTVPYRVWFEGQQVGGWTQAYGNILSFATIRGASHEAPFSQPERSLVLFKSFLEGRPLPEVF; encoded by the exons AtgatttctctttctctaCCATGGAAGACCATTGTAGTGGCTCTGGTTTTGCTCCACATAACTTCTTCTTCCATGAAAGCACGAGCTTCTCTTTCTGAGCTTGATAGAATTGCTCTGTTGCCGGGTCAACCCCAAGTCGGGTTCCAGCAGTATTCGGGTTATGTGACCGTTGATGAGAAGAAACAGAGAGCTCTGTTCTATTACTTTGCTGAAGCAGAAATAGATCCAGCTTCCAAGCCTCTTGTCCTCTGGCTCAATGGAG GTCCTGGTTGCTCTTCTCTTGGAGTTGGAGCGTTTTCTGAGAATGGACCATTTAGGCCTAGCGGAGAGGTATTGGTTAGAAATGAACATAGCTGGAACAGAG AAGCAAACATGCTTTACTTGGAGACGCCAATTGGAGTGGGGTTCTCTTATTCAACGGATACTTCTTCTTATGAGGCTGTAAATGACCACATCACAG CCAGGGACAATCTGCTGTTCTTGCAAAATTGGTTAGAAAAATTCCCacaatataaaaatagaaGCTTGTTTATTACAGGAGAAAGCTATGCTG GTCACTATGTTCCACAGCTTGCAGAACTCATGCTCCAATATAAGGAGTATCAATTTAATTTGAAAGGAATTGCG TTGGGTAACCCAGTCCTAGAATATACCACTGACTTCAACTCAAGAGCTGAGTTCTTTTGGTCTCATGGATTGATATCAGATTCAACATACAAAATGTTCACTTCTGTTTGTAACTACTCACGTTATGTGAGTGAATATTACAGAGGCTCGGTTTCACCTATTTGTTCAAGGGTGATGAGCCAAGTGAGCAGAGAAACCAGTAAATTTGTTGACAAGTATGATGTCACTCTTGATGTTTGTATATCATCTGTGTTCTCCCAATCCAAAGTCCTCCTTCCTCAG CAAGTTACTGAGGCAATAGATGTATGCGTGGAGGATGAAATAGTTAATTATCTGAACAGGCCAGACGTGCAGAAGGCACTGCACGCTCGACTTGTTGGCGTTCGTCAATGGGCAGTTTGCAGCAA CATACTGGATTATCAGCTGTTGGATGTGGAGATACCAACAACCACAATCGTGGGCAAACTCATCAAAGCAGGAATACCGGTCTTGGTTTACAG TGGAGACCAAGATTCTGTTATCCCATTGACAGGAAGTAGAACATTAGTTCATAGACTTGCAGAGCAATTAGGACTAAATACCACCGTGCCTTACAGAGTCTGGTTTGAGGGGCAGCAG GTTGGTGGGTGGACTCAAGCTTATGGTAATATACTTTCCTTTGCCACCATTAGAGGAGCATCACATGAAGCGCCGTTCTCACAGCCGGAGAGATCTCTTGTATTGTTCAAGTCATTTTTGGAGGGCCGACCTCTGCCCGAAGTATTCTGA
- the LOC18789492 gene encoding coiled-coil domain-containing protein SCD2 produces MDRRRTDSPVYARQWTSESSTTLGGATSPAMSPVRGHHARSSSASGISNIKRTQNFAAKAAAQRLAQVMASQTADDDDDEEDDLGFRYSAPPPLSLSRNVNSPGAKPVAPSSRTTTRSPSPAALAQNPVEETPQVRSTSTGRPSMSLRAAPPLAPPSRTSLRTATSVPPLDPPTNNRKKENRFLSEMGHFKAKDSGDHREASALHDELDILQEEHENILDKLRQEEERCDEANARVRELEKQVAGFGEGVSLDAKFLSRKEAALRQKEVAFKDAKLSKDEVDTEAASLRSEVEKAKEASAVVMQQLDGAESEVKSLRLMTQRMILTQEEMEEVVLKRCWLARNWGLAAMHGICADIAVTKYEYWSSLAPLPFEVVISAGQKAKEESWEKGYDDLEKRNKLVQDLNDLTGEGNIESMLAVEMGLKELASLKVEEAIVLALAQQRRPNSSRLSFSDIKSPADPKFMEAIELSPEESEDVLFKEAWLTYFWRRAKVHGIEEEIAKERVQFWINRSRHSPTSHDAVDVEEGLMELRKLGIEHRLWEESRKAIDQDPSTPITQKSAPR; encoded by the exons ATGGACCGGAGACGAACCGACAGTCCGGTCTACGCCCGCCAATGGACGAGCGAGTCTAGCACCACTCTCGGCGGCGCCACATCTCCGGCAATGTCTCCGGTGCGTGGTCACCACGCTCGGTCATCCTCCGCCAGCGGCATCTCCAACATCAAACGCACTCAGAATTTTGCCGCCAAGGCCGCGGCTCAGCGCCTCGCTCAGGTCATGGCCTCTCAGACCgccgacgacgacgacgacgaagaGGACGACCTCGGATTTCGATACAGTGCTCCGCCGCCACTCTCTCTGTCAAGAAATGTCAACAGTCCTGGTGCTAAGCCTGTAGCTCCGTCTTCCAGGACCACTACTAGATCGCCTTCGCCCGCGGCG TTAGCACAAAACCCTGTAGAGGAAACTCCACAGGTTCGCTCAACATCAACTGGAAGGCCATCAATGTCTCTCCGTGCAGCACCTCCATTGGCACCACCCAGTAGAACATCACTTAGGACTGCAACTTCCGTGCCACCATTGGACCCTCCCACCAATAATAGGAAAAAAGAGAATCG ATTTTTATCAGAAATGGGACATTTCAAAGCAAAAGATTCGGGAGATCATCGAGAGGCTTCTGCACTTCATGATGAA CTCGATATACTACAAGAAGAGCATGAGAATATTCTTGATAAG CTCAGACAGGAAGAAGAGAGATGCGATGAAGCCAATGCTAGAGTTAGGGAACTTGAAAAGCAG GTTGCTGGGTTTGGAGAAGGTGTGTCTTTGGATGCTAAATTCTTGAGCAG AAAGGAAGCTGCCTTGCGACAAAAAGAG GTTGCATTTAAAGATGCAAAACTGTCAAAGGATGAGGTAGATACAGAGGCTGCATCTCTTCGGTCTGAAGTCGAG AAAGCAAAAGAAGCAAGTGCCGTTGTTATGCAACAACTTGATGGAGCTGAATCTGAAGTGAAATCCCTACGACTAATGACACAAAGAATGATATTGACTCAGGAAGAAATG GAAGAAGTAGTTCTCAAGAGGTGTTGGCTTGCACGCAATTGGGGCTTAGCTGCAATGCATG GTATTTGTGCAGATATTGCAGTAACTAAGTACGAATACTGGTCATCACTAGCTCCTCTTCCATTTGAGGTTGTCATTTCTGCAGGACAAAAGGCTAAGGAGGAATCCTGGGAAAAAG GTTATGATGATCTCGAGAAGAGAAACAAACTTGTTCAAGACTTGAATGATTTAACTGGAGAAGGAAACATTGAGAGTATGCTTGCAGTTGAAATGGGATTGAAGGAGCTTGCGTCCTTGAAG GTTGAGGAGGCTATTGTGCTTGCATTGGCCCAGCAACGGCGTCCAAACTCTAGTCGGCTATCCTTTTCTG ATATCAAATCACCTGCTGACCCAAAGTTTATGGAGGCTATTG AGTTGAGTCCAGAGGAGTCTGAGGATGTACTTTTTAAGGAG GCATGGCTTACTTATTTTTGGAGAAGAGCCAAAGTTCATGGGATAGAGGAGGAGATTGCCAAAGAAAGAGTTCAGTTTTGGATTAACCGCAGTAGGCATTCACCCACATCACATGACGCTGTTGATG TCGAGGAAGGGCTGATGGAACTCAGGAAATTGGGAATTGAGCACCGGCTGTGGGAAGAATCCCGCAAGGCAATCGATCAAGACCCTTCCACGCCCATTACACAGAAATCCGCTCCACGGTGA